The sequence GGTGAAAGTAGCATTTGTTATGCTTGGTGCACATGCAATGAATTGTATCTCTGTAAAAAGGATAGCATTTCGATCGGAAAAATCAAACTATAAAATCCAAGACTAAGATGTCAAACCCTTTTGTGCACTCAATACTCCAAGTACACCTCCATAGGTGATAGAGCTAATAGCCAGTGGCGTATTTGCTACCGCACCTTTATACAGGCTCGTGTAATCTAATCTCAGTACTCTAGTTGCTATACTATTCATAATAAAATGATCAGTGCTGTCTCATAGTTGAATATGTACTTAACTTGACAGGAGAAGAGATATTTGATGAACGAAAACTGCAGGTGATTTACATTATCGCCTACCCTTGGCGACATAGCTAACCAGTCGGCCCCGAACTTGCGACAAGAAACACCGCACTGTACCTAATTAGCCATTATCAAGTGATACATTGAGCCATTCAAGAGCTTCAGCGAAACTTCTAAAAACTTCAGTGTTTACATCTGCACCTTCAATAAGTGTCTGGTGTACACGCGAAGATCCGTATGTAAGGTCAACTGGAGATACAAAAGTACATTTTTCTTCTCGCAATTATCTGTAAAATATCTCCATGGCTACGGTTTGCGCCTTCTGTCTTTATCGAATAATTCACTAAAGCCTTTATTCATTTTTCTGTGACAAAAAAGAAGTCACTCTTCTTTTTTGTCAACTTTCCTACATTCTGTGTAGTTCGGCATATGGTTTTCTGTCAAACAGGATCACCTTCTATCTCCCCTGAATAAAAGAGTATAGTTCGCTTTTATTCTTCTGGCACAATCGTTGCTTTTCTTGAATCAAAGAAACCATCAACTATTGAAGGGAAAAGCATGGAACTCTTAAAAGAACGAGAAGAACAGATTCATCGAACAGGTGAACAACCTTTCACTCTGACATGTAATAAAGACTCTCTGGCTGGAGCTGTGAGTCAACGGGCCTGTGTGTTCTGTGGCTCACGGGTGGTGCTTTATCCCATCGCCGATGCCCTGCATCTGGTTCACGGTCCAATCGGCTGTGCTGTTTATACCTGGGACATCCGGGGAGCGCTGTCTTCGGGTCCCGAACTGCATCGTCTTTCATTTTCAACGGATCTTCAGGAAATAGATGTCATCTTCGGAGGCGAAAAGAAACTGACAAACGCCCTCTTTGAACTCATCGAACGCCATAGTCCCAAGGCCGCTTTTGTCTATTCCACCTGTATTGTTGGAATCATTGGCGATGATCTCGAAGCTGTGTGCAGAAATGTGCAAAAAGAGGTGAACATCCCGGTAATCCCTGTGAAATCAGAAGGCTTCAAGGGAAACAAACGTGCAGGCTACACCGCTGCCTGCAATGCCATGGCTCGTCTTATCGGTACCGGCGATACCACGGGAATATCTCCCTACTCCATTAATATTCTGGGTGATTTCAATCTGGCGGGTGAGATCTGGATGATCCGTGAATATTTCGAACGTATAGGGGTTGAGGTGGTGGCCAATATCACCGGAGATGGACGAATAGCGGATATTCAGCGTGCCCATGGTGCCGCCCTCAATGTTGTGCAGTGTTCCGGATCAACTATGGATCTGGCCAAAGTGATGGAGGATGAATATGGGATTCCTTCCATGCGGGTATCCTATTTCGGTGTCGAAGATATGGCCCAGGCCCTCTATGACGTGGCCGGACATTTCAACAACCCGGAAATCATGGCGAAAACACAAGCGCTTGTAAAAGAAGAACTGCAGGAACTGCTGCCAAAACTTGAGTTTTACAAAAAAGCATTGACCGGCAAAAAAGCAGCTATCTATGTGGGTGGCTCTTTCAAGGCTTTTTCTCTGGTCAAGGCTTTTCGTCTGCTGGGTATGGATGTGGTCATGGTGGGCAGCCAGACAGGTACCGAACAGGAGTATCGTGAACTCGCCGAAATCACTGACCCTGGCACCATCATTGTTGACGACACCAACCCCCTTGAACTTACCAGTTTTCTAGAAGAAAAAACTGTGGATATCTTCGTCGGCGGAGTCAAGGAACGCCCCATTGCCTACAAACTCGGCGTTGGTTTTTGTGATCATAACCACGAACGTAAAGAGGCCCTGGCTGGATTTGTCGGGATGCTCAATTTTGCCGAAGAAGTGTACTCCTCTGTGATGAGTCCGGTCTGGCGCTTCACCTACCAGAAAGCAGAGAAAAAATAACACTGAGCAGGAAAGCACTGTCTCATTAAACAGTTGTATAAATGAGGGACATTATGTCTAAAAATCCTCCCAATTACATTTCAACCACCAATGCCTGTAAACTTTGCACTCCTTTAGGCGCAGCAATTGCCTTTAAAGGGATTGAAGGTGCGGTTCCCTACCTCCATGGTTCCCAGGGCTGTGCCACCTATATGCGGCGCTATATCATCAGCCATTTTAACGAGCCCATCGATATTGCTTCGTCTTCACTTTCGGAAAAGCATGCAGTCTATGGCGGAGGTGCTAACCTCAAGCTTGGTTTGATAAATGTCACAAAAAAATATCGTCCCCAGCTTATCGGAATTGCCACCACCTGTCTCACCGAGACCATAGGCGACGATGTAAAGATGTTTCTCAACCAGTATGAGCAGGAAGTGAAAGGTGAAAAACCGACCATGGTTGAAGTGGGTACTCCGAGTTACAACGGCACTCACATGGAAGGCTTTCATAATGCTGTGGCTTCTGTGGTCGACGCGCTTGCTGGGAAAAAAGACGGCGGAGCCGAAGGAACTCCAGTGAATATTTTACCAGGATTTGTCTCTCCTGCGGATATCCGTTACCTGAAGGAAATCACAGAAGATTTTTCCCTTAACCCCACGATTTTGCCGGACATCTCGGACACCATGGATGGCCAGGCCGCCAAGACCTACGAAAAGATACAACCAGGTGGAACTCCGATTTCAGCCATAGCTACCATGGGCAATGCCCTGGCCAGCGTGGAATTTGGTCACACCATGAGCGAGAAGAGCGGTGGTGCTATTCTTGCTGAAAAGTTTGCTGTGGAAAATATCAGAATATCTCAGCCCGTGGGGATTCGTGCTTCGGATCGTTTTTTTGATCACCTGGTAAAACTCTCCGGTTTGCCAATTCCTGAGAAACATCGGGCAGAGCGTGGTCGTCTAGTGGATTCCTATGTAGATGGGCACAAATATATCTACGGTAAGAAAGCCATAGTTTACGGAGAAGAAGACATGGTCGTCGGGCTTACAGCCTTTCTGGCCGAGATAGGCGTAATTCCCATACTTTGTGCCTCTGGTGGAAAGAGCAGGAAATTTGCCGAGAAAATCGCTGAAGCCACCGGGGATCTGCTGCCCGAACAGCCCCAGGTCCATGAAGGCATGGACTTCTATGACATCAGTGAGCTTGCCGAAAGCTTAGAGCCTGATCTTCTGGTGGGACATTCCAAGGGATATCCTCTGGCCCAGAAACTTTCCATACCACTTATAAGGGTGGGTTTTCCAATCCACGATCGCATGGGCGGGCAACGTATCCTTCACCTCGGTTACCGGGGGGCACAACAACTGTTCGATCTGATAGTGAACGCCTGCATTGCTAAAAAACAGAGCGATTCACCGATCGGTTATTCGTACATGTGACTTTAATGGCTGGAGGCCTGAGCCCTGCAGTCATAGAGATATTAGTAGTTAT comes from Desulfocapsa sulfexigens DSM 10523 and encodes:
- the nifE gene encoding nitrogenase iron-molybdenum cofactor biosynthesis protein NifE, with the protein product MELLKEREEQIHRTGEQPFTLTCNKDSLAGAVSQRACVFCGSRVVLYPIADALHLVHGPIGCAVYTWDIRGALSSGPELHRLSFSTDLQEIDVIFGGEKKLTNALFELIERHSPKAAFVYSTCIVGIIGDDLEAVCRNVQKEVNIPVIPVKSEGFKGNKRAGYTAACNAMARLIGTGDTTGISPYSINILGDFNLAGEIWMIREYFERIGVEVVANITGDGRIADIQRAHGAALNVVQCSGSTMDLAKVMEDEYGIPSMRVSYFGVEDMAQALYDVAGHFNNPEIMAKTQALVKEELQELLPKLEFYKKALTGKKAAIYVGGSFKAFSLVKAFRLLGMDVVMVGSQTGTEQEYRELAEITDPGTIIVDDTNPLELTSFLEEKTVDIFVGGVKERPIAYKLGVGFCDHNHERKEALAGFVGMLNFAEEVYSSVMSPVWRFTYQKAEKK
- a CDS encoding nitrogenase component 1 encodes the protein MSKNPPNYISTTNACKLCTPLGAAIAFKGIEGAVPYLHGSQGCATYMRRYIISHFNEPIDIASSSLSEKHAVYGGGANLKLGLINVTKKYRPQLIGIATTCLTETIGDDVKMFLNQYEQEVKGEKPTMVEVGTPSYNGTHMEGFHNAVASVVDALAGKKDGGAEGTPVNILPGFVSPADIRYLKEITEDFSLNPTILPDISDTMDGQAAKTYEKIQPGGTPISAIATMGNALASVEFGHTMSEKSGGAILAEKFAVENIRISQPVGIRASDRFFDHLVKLSGLPIPEKHRAERGRLVDSYVDGHKYIYGKKAIVYGEEDMVVGLTAFLAEIGVIPILCASGGKSRKFAEKIAEATGDLLPEQPQVHEGMDFYDISELAESLEPDLLVGHSKGYPLAQKLSIPLIRVGFPIHDRMGGQRILHLGYRGAQQLFDLIVNACIAKKQSDSPIGYSYM